A region from the Quercus lobata isolate SW786 unplaced genomic scaffold, ValleyOak3.0 Primary Assembly Scq3eQI_160, whole genome shotgun sequence genome encodes:
- the LOC115973696 gene encoding replication protein A 70 kDa DNA-binding subunit A-like has product MWDAINIASNHDLISLDMILVEKEETLIHASIRKNLAQTYRPQLIEGSIYTITNFLVEENKGNYRPVHNKFKILFNSATSISKFSGIDHSIPQSQFEFADYGTIASRCYDNTYLSDVIGILDYIGAIEEIKTRGRPTKIRNIQLLLEETKSIQTTLWGNTAHQIDDDFYKTNKGPFIVIVTSTIVKTFRGDYQLSSTFATKLYVNLDIPEVAEIRNKLNTTIDVNVKEILPKRLLKVQDEELASQNKKTVAEIKNLEWNSETKDLMVTCNAKIININNKYGWYYVACLICKTKVKQVKGVLWCERCKNEPKFAVPSYRIQVEVQDETGSTTFILFDKGAEKIISKTAKELAEMQEEILKLDENILPKEIQKIIGNKYLFQLHLDEYNLKYGKEDYTVSKILDMEISHKQNDSCKVEEHQNILEEIVRKPKKDKYIAGQKIEIGETSVERSELTAPTTTEDGRTGHKRMPLQMLQKRQKGTRQNASKKKKF; this is encoded by the exons ATGTGGGATGCAATTAATATAGCAAGCAACCATGATCTGATCAGCCTCGATATGATATTGGTTGAAAAAGAG GAAACATTGATACATGCAAGCATCAGAAAGAATCTTGCTCAAACTTATCGTCCACAACTAATTGAAGGGAGCATATATACAATTACAAACTTTTTAgttgaagaaaataaaggaaactATCGTCCAGTAcataacaaattcaaaatactCTTCAATTCAGCAACTTCAATCTCAAAATTCAGCGGAATTGATCATTCAATACCTCAATCCCAATTTGAATTTGCTGATTATGGAACAATAGCTTCCCGTTGTTATGACAATACTTACTTGAGTg ATGTGATTGGCATATTGGACTACATTGGAGCCATTGAGGAGATCAAAACAAGAGGGCGTCCAACAAAGATAAGAAACATTCAACTATTGTTAGAAGA GACCAAATCAATTCAAACAACTTTGTGGGGAAATACTGCACATCAAATAGATGATGATTtctacaaaacaaataaagggCCATTTATTGTAATAGTCACTTCAACTATTGTGAAAACTTTTAGAG GTGACTATCAATTATCATCAACTTTTGCAACAAAACTGTATGTAAATTTAGACATTCCAGAAGTTGCAGAAATTAGAAACAA ATTGAACACCACAATAGACGTAAATGTTAAAGAAATACTGCCAAAGAGACTACTTAAAGTACAAGATGAAGAACTTGcgtcacaaaataaaaaaacagttGCTGAAATAAAGAACTTGGAATGGAACTCAGAGACAAAG GACTTGATGGTAACATGCAATGCCAAAATCATTAATATCAACAACAAATATGGATGGTATTATGTTGCATGTCTtatatgcaaaacaaaagtgaaACAAGTCAAAGGAGTTTTATGGTGTGAACGTTGTAAAAATGAACCAAAGTTTGCAGTCCCAag CTATAGAATACAAGTTGAAGTACAAGATGAGACCGGATCAACCACATTCATATTGTTTGACAAAGGAGCTGAGAAAATTATATCGAAAACTGCAAAAGAACTTGCAGAGATGCAAGAAGAg ATCTTGAAATTAGATGAGAATATTTTACCAAAAgagattcaaaaaatcattggCAACAAATATTTGTTCCAACTGCATCTTGATGAATATAACTTGAAGTATGGAAAAGAAGATTACACAGTTTCGAAGATTTTGGATATGGAAATTTCACATAAGCAAAATGACTCATGTAAAGTTGAGGAACATCAG AACATATTGGAGGAAATtgtaagaaaaccaaaaaaggaCAAGTACATAGCCggtcaaaaaatagaaataggagAAACATCTGTTGAACGATCTGAATTAACCGCTCCTACAACTACTGAAGATGGAAGAACTGGTCATAAAAGAATGCCCCTGCAAATGCTTCAAAAACGTCAAAAGGGTACTAGACAAAATGcatcgaagaaaaaaaaattctga